A single window of Watersipora subatra chromosome 11, tzWatSuba1.1, whole genome shotgun sequence DNA harbors:
- the LOC137407784 gene encoding uncharacterized protein — translation MNILQYWCIFIAAVYLILTFVLADEEKLFKKFGVSPSSLENFSGLGDVSTTLKCAGECNSIPTCMGFLYTSSNRTCLLFSYVDVTEESSNSTLSQDAVYLLPISQTLARGKPTSMSFVCEWNGVQRAGDFAVDGIYRPPSNDESLSIAHSDMDENPWLRINLENVHNVWAVRILNRGGEQVYQIDLV, via the exons atgaatattCTACAGTACTGGTGCATTTTCATAGCTGCCG tttatcTTATTCTTACCTTTGTGTTGGCTGATGAGGAAAAGCTTTTCAAAAAGTTTGGTGTTTCTCCATCAAGTTTGGAAAATTTTTCTGGCCTCGGCGATGTCAGCACTACTCTGAAATGTGCAGGAGAGTGCAACTCCATACCAACCTGCATGGGCTTTCTGTATACCAGTTCAAACCGAACTTGCTTACTGTTCAGTTACGTGGATGTAACTGAAGAGTCAAGCAACTCTACCTTATCACAAGATGCTGTTTACCTCCTGCCTATCAGCCAAACACTCGCAAGAG GGAAACCAACATCTATGTCATTCGTCTGTGAATGGAATGGTGTCCAACGTGCTGGAGACTTTGCAGTAGACGGAATATACCGCCCACCTTCAAACGATGAAAGTCTATCTATTGCCCACAGTGATATGGATGAAAATCCTTGGTTGAGAATTAACCTCGAAAATGTCCACAATGTCTGGGCAGTCAGAATCCTGAACAGAGGAGGTGAACAGGTTTACCAGATAGATTTAGTTTAA
- the LOC137407785 gene encoding uncharacterized protein → MVNTMMNTMMNTMMNTMMNTLMNTMMNTMVNTMMNTMMNTMINTMMNTMMNTMMNTMRKDECNAEHNGEHNDAHNDEHNNEHNGEHNDEQNGEHNGEHNVEHNDEHNGEHNGEHNDECNDEHSCEHNGKRNDECNDEHNDEHNGEHNNEHSDKNNDEHNRCEPDS, encoded by the exons ATGGTGAACACAATGATGAACACAATGATGAACACAATGATGAACACAATGATGAACACATTGATGAACACAATGATGAACACGATGGTGAACACAATGATGAACACAATGATGAACACAATGATAAACACAATGATGAACACAATGATGAACACAATGATGAACACAATG CGCAAGGACGAATGCAATGCTGAGCACAATGGTGAACACAATGATGCACACAATGATGAACACAATAATGAACACAATGGTGAGCACAATGATGAACAGAATGGTGAACACAATGGTGAACACAATGTTGAACACAATGATGAACACAATGGTGAACACAATGGTGAACACAATGATGAATGCAATGATGAACACAGTTGTGAACACAATGGTAAGCGCAATGATGAATGCAATGATGAACACAATGATGAACACAATGGTGAACACAATAATGAACATAGTGATAAAAACAATGATGAACACAACAGGTGTGAGCCGGACAGCTGA